The DNA segment aacgtaaattatgatttttatatttcatattaagtgttaaaaatataatatatatgattatttatatgatggttcatataaaatactattacttatatgatggtaggTAAAAAAACACGATcaattatatgatgacacatatatgatatttaatagtgacatgaaaaaataaatagcaacatatttttgcaatattatatcttctatcttattaaagtagaagtatCTTTGGGaatgtttgaaaacaaaaataacataattaaaaagaaatataatgttgttttgaaaatatggatagcattatattaaaaaaagagcttatattattaaaacaaattgaagtccattatatttttataaattatctgTTTGGACAAAATTTAAGATATACGAAAATGACTCAATCtaattactttttttgtgcaaccGGTCCAATCTAATtaactaaaaacatattttgtctaaattaatcattaaacaaaattcaaaacaaaaaaaattgattcaaaaatatacatgtatttaaaaattgaattttactaatgtattttccaataaccattataaaatggTTTTCaatattgtatataaaaaatacaatacaaaggaACTAATAGATTGAGTAAaccttctttttaattttttttatggacCACCGAAATAGAATTAGATTTACAATACTATAAATAGCTATAATATTTGGGTTACAATATCAaataaacaatgaaaaaaaatatatgaatgtatTAGTATTTCTTTATTTGTATTACAAATACAATAATAgtcaaacaataatatataacgggaccataattttaaaattccaaCAATTACCAATTAGTTATGAATTAATGTTCTTACAAATTAAAGCAAACACCCGTGTCAAGATCTAGTCTGGGTTTATAGAAAAGAATCTTTAATATTAATTGGGTCAAAAGCAAAAGTTATCTTGGTAATACATTCTCAAAAGAGCAAAATGCAttaaattacaataaataaGAGAATCCacataatatcattttcttCATATGTTTAGcaaaaaatgttaattaaaagatttatttttttggcaaaatatattttattgtttcatgAAACTGTCATTCTGTAATTTCATTGACAAGTTGTAAACAAAGTTCAGTTTTAGTTAACATTCGCTTAACTTTATTGCTTTAGTGTATTGATTTCAGACGACGTAACAATTATTTACTTTACAATATCGGATTTGGGAAGCAAGATGATATGATTTTTTACTAGATTCTGCATGAACCTTATATGTATTCAATGTATTTAAAATAGTCACCAAACTGGGaatataacaaaagaaaatatatgttgGACTTTTaaggttttaatattttaagatttttcagattttgaaaacTCAGAAGAACAAAATGGAGACTCTAAGGATGGTGAAGTTACCatactttttcatattttgtctTCTCTTAATCATCATTTGGTTATTGTCTCATCATCCCTCATGTTCCCCATATATGAGTACCATTCGAGGAACAGAATTCTCGCACATTCCACCTGTAAGATGGATATTATGATTTATGAACACCTTATGATGTTCACGACAGATTtgatattttgatgttttttgtCACAGGAATCTTCAGGCTTATCTAGTTTACTAAAAGAAGCAGCTTCAGAAGATAATACTGTGATTATTAGCATGGTGGATCGAGAATGGGCAAAACCAGCATCTCTTCTTGATTTGTTCCTTGAGAGTTTTCGGATTGGAGAAAGAACCAAACACTTGCTGAATCATTTGATTGTTGTGGCTCTAGATAATCAAGCTCTTCGATATTGTCGTCGTGCCCATCCTCGTTGTTATCTTCATACAGGTTCTGGAAAGAAAATTGGATCTGTAAACCCAGATGGTCTTATTGCCGGTTGGAATAAAAAGGCTTTGGTGAAAGAGATTCTAGAACTCGGTTACAACATGATATTTACTGTGAGTTCTCTGAATgccaatttttttttcgttAATCATGTTGTGGAAACTAGAAACGTGGATTTATTCAAGAAATCATGCCACGAAGCCGTTTAGATGTTGTTTAGCAATAGATGTACTCCCAATGTCACATAACTTTTCAAATGTAGTTTatcaaattttctatttttccaatttttacACAATGCAATCTTTGCTTATACAAAATGTTATTTTCGTCATTAATTCTATTATATCATAAACTGTCTTAATACATCAATGTTCCAATTAAACATTCTATACACTAGCATAGAGTCACCTAACCTAAAAACTAATTTACATGAATTTATCTGAACTGGTTGCAGGAAGCTGATGTGATATGGCTAAGGAACCCTCTAATGCACTGTCATCCACATAATTCAGTCTCAGTGGCTTGCGGGTTCTCATCAAGTGATCAACATGTAACAGCAGAAAATACAGGAGGTTTCTTCTATGCCAAGTCTAATGAAATAACCATAGACATGTTCAAGATCTTGAACGTAGAGAGAGTTTTGTATCCTTCAACTGGAAACCAATCCTTCTGCGACATTGTCAAGCGGGAAGATGTAATTCGTGGGCTTAACATGAAAGTAACGTACTTGGATGACGATAATTTTGTGAGGTTTTGTCAACAAAATAGGCAAAACCAAAGCAAGATAACTACAGTTCATGCAAGTTGTTATGATGATACAAAGAGTAAGGTGCAGTACCTTAAGTTGCTTCTCCAAGACCGGAAAATATGACTCCGCGATGGAGAATTCAGAGGCAACGaagattattttctttatacttAATATATCGAACAATTTTTCTGTGTGATAAGTATGTGAATTCATTACTGGGTAATGGACAAGGAAATACAATAatttggatctttttttttgatcaacaatAATTTGGATCTAAATCTTGATAAAAAGCAAAAATTGTACCCCCAAACCCAAACGCATAAAAAGTTCTATAGGTACCCAACTTAAGTCTATGCTTTGTAAACATAGAGTCAAGACATTATACGGTTATAAATGAGGCAATTAGGAAACTCCTGTTAGCTAAAATACATCAGCCATTGGATAAGAATGTGCAATACCAAAGCTTAAAGCGAATTCAGCAAGGAAGTACGATAAAGCATCCAAAGACTGCTTCCTTCAGGATACATGCAGCACTGGAGGAGAAAAAAGCTTCTCAAATTAGGCGAAAACAAAGGAAGGACACTAAAATTAAAAGGCTCGACTTTGGACCAGCTCGGGCATGTACTCTGTAACCCAGAATCGACAACAAGAATCGCCAGTGAAGAGAAATCAGACCATCAGATCAACCCCATGGCTTTCctctaggcctgggcattttacccgaTTTCGAAAAACCTGAACCGAAATATGAACCAAAATAGCAAAACACCCATACCCAAACGGGtaatagtttaggatatattagatatccaaacccgaacggaTATCCGAACATATGTCTGATGACGTTcatcctccttatatacttgtgTATATTATCATGTCTCCTATATATCCTCCACTACTGCTCATTCAATCACGAATATCTCGATATTCTCTTTACTTGCTTCCACGAATGTCGCAACTGTCTGAAATATACATTCGATTGTGAAACAACTTTATGAGAAATCAAGTTCAGAAAGTTTCTACGGAAAACACTTGAAGAATAAGTTTCAAAACTACGGAAATGTACATGAAGGCTAACAAGATAGGAAAGGACAAGGGAAAAGATACCGTGAGGCTCCCATCGCCCTCATAAACACCTCAAATCGCCCACATAGCCTCTATCTCATCACTCCAATCGCCCACCTAGCTTCCATTAGCTCCAATCACCCACATAGCCACatagcctctctctctctctcatcactCCAATCGCCCACATAGCTTCCATGAGCTCCAATCACCCACATAGCCTCTCTCTCATCGCTCCAATTTCCCACATAGACTACTCTCATCACACAACCTCTTCCAATCGCTCACATAGACTTTCTCTCATCACTCCAATTGCCCACATAGCTTTCATGAGCTCCGATCTCCCACATAGACTCTCTTTCATCACACGAGCTCTTACAATCGCCCACATAGACTCTCTCTCATCACACAAGCTCTTCCAATTCCAATCGCCCACATAGACTATCTCTCATCACACAAGCTCTTCCAATCTCCCAAATAGAGTCTCTATCATGATACAAGCTCTTCCAATCGCCCACATAAAGTCTCGCTCATCACACAAACTCTTCCAATCACCCACatagactctctctctctctatcactCTTGAGTTCTCAAATTGCCCACATAGCTCACATGGGCTATTATCGTTCTCAAATGTCTTTCGTATCGTCTCAGTCGGAGtctccgttgagattttacgataaAAACTTTGTTTTCTCGTGAAAAACTCAACTTAAACGACAAAGACGATACTGGCTAGCTTAACACCATTATATCctcaaataaatgaattgacTCCGGCCAATTCATAAGAACATCGACATAGAAAATGTGCATCAAACTAATCAACGTTTCTCTCCAAGAAAGTCGTAAAAACGCTCAAGTCATAAAACGATCTGAAATAGCCTAACACGGTGAAAGCCCACTTATGGTTTGAGATTACAATAGGCCCATGTCGCAATGACGATCTACTCGATTTCGTAGAGAAAAATAGAACAAAAGGATAAATGTAAGCTTTCCCGAAGATAAATATGGAAATGAAGGGGATAAGGAAGGAGACGAAGGGATGATATACTCGTAtcttgagaggataagggaagaggGCCGACTTTGAGAGACTATATATGCGAGACCACGAGTTCTAGAGGCGGGATCCGAAAATTAGACCTTAGAAAATTTATGTTAGCTTTAGGAGAACTTAAGGCTTAGGCGGCTAGACTAGCGAGTTCTGTACTTAGAACGTTTACTGCTTTGTTCTTTTGTTCTCCATTCTTAACGAATTCATGTTCATCCTGTTTTCAGTGAAACTCTGTAAACTATTCTTCTTATTAATCAATAATATGCCTTTGTGCAATTTCTTACGATATTTTGTTATCTCAATTTTTCGTATTCATGTGTTAGTGCACGAAATCCGGATCCTTAAGGCGAATTTCAGTTTCTACAGTGTCCTTTGTGAAATAGATCCGAAAAAATTCAAATGTCATTCTTAGATCCAGTCAGATTCATGTTTAGCTTATCCAATCACACATAACTTTTTAACAAAGGTTACCCACTTATTATTGACGAAGAATCATGAATTTGAGTAACTCCAATAAGCTTTTAAAtattgaaatagaaaaaattGGAAGTTTGGGATGAAATGAGAGAGAAAGTGGAAGAGAACTGATTTGTGTGTATGTAAGTGTCAATTCTAGGGGCATTTAGAACTTGGTTTGATTGTTAATGGTGATTGATGTATTGATGGCAGTAGCAGTTTGGTATATAAGTGATGAAGATGAGGATATATGAGTAAAAcaagtaatttaaaaaaaaaataaaacaaaataatagtaattgTATTTCGTTAATAATTAGAATTTCTATGGTGAATAggaaaacgtttttaaaaaagagCTTACTTAtgtgtttgactttaaattTTGAGTCTTATTTGAaagaaatcatttatatattttatatttataatttgaggttttaaatttgaaaatattaaaattaggatatagttttaaagtttaaggatattatatacatatatataatatattaaaaatgatatctAGCATTTATTAATGCTATGTTaagttaataaaatttcaactatatatttatatatatatatataaacttattaaacATGTCATTTTAGTACTCAATGGGATCACATTttccaataataataataataatataacaaatatatttatttaatattcaaTGTTAGATCTCATTTTGCAATATATATGAAACATATCATTTTAGTATTAAATATTAGATCTcattttgcatatatatatacatatatatcaaacaTGTCATTTAGGTATTTAATGTAATATCACATTtaacagtatatatatataggtagaTATACAAAGTATTAAACTACAATCATAAAATGTCTGGCCAAGAAATTCCAGAACGTTCAAAGCAACAAAGTTCCATGACTAGATCGCCGAGAGAACCTCCATGTGATCTCAATGAAAATGGTTTACCATTAAGACCTCATCAAACCATTTGCCCACATTACAGTAGGTTCGGCCTCTGTAAACTTGGACCAACTTGTAGATTCGATCATTCTACCAAACCACCCTCCTCAGACAGCAAACAATAAAATTGAAAGTGATGTACAAAATCAGTGTTTCAATATTGTTATATGCAAATtcagtttcttttgttttgatgcAAAGTTTATTTGACTAGTATACCTGAATAATATTAAAGTATGTTATACATTTTAGGATCAACTTGATCACCATGGAACCGAATCTTCGTATCATGTAAACAACTATCTTAAGATCCGCGCAATTACGCgggatgaatgttatatataaaactaatttttatctattattatttatttgtatcatttacatattatatgtataattaaattagagtaaagacataaatcaaaacaatacatcttgtttatttacaatatttttttggtaaataaatcaaacaatcattttatttatttcatatgatatataactaaatttcaaagACATGGACATATATATgcagtatattttaatataaata comes from the Brassica napus cultivar Da-Ae chromosome A7, Da-Ae, whole genome shotgun sequence genome and includes:
- the LOC106356675 gene encoding uncharacterized protein At4g15970-like, giving the protein METLRMVKLPYFFIFCLLLIIIWLLSHHPSCSPYMSTIRGTEFSHIPPESSGLSSLLKEAASEDNTVIISMVDREWAKPASLLDLFLESFRIGERTKHLLNHLIVVALDNQALRYCRRAHPRCYLHTGSGKKIGSVNPDGLIAGWNKKALVKEILELGYNMIFTEADVIWLRNPLMHCHPHNSVSVACGFSSSDQHVTAENTGGFFYAKSNEITIDMFKILNVERVLYPSTGNQSFCDIVKREDVIRGLNMKVTYLDDDNFVRFCQQNRQNQSKITTVHASCYDDTKSKVQYLKLLLQDRKI